GTACAAATAAGATATGTCGAGTATAATATCAGTATATAACATTCTTCTagtattttcttttcttggaaattatatgtatttaatgAGTTTTAGATGGTTTTAGTTgacttcaaaatatttgaagtaaaattaaatatcttaaagaccagtcaaaaataaattaaactattatattttatccAATATTTACAACAAAACACATTAATATTACAATAAATCTtctaaaatcacaaatatttcaaacaataaaaattgacaatatttttcaaattgtaagcttaaaatatatatatgtatatttgaataataattatttataaaaaatactttctagacttttttcttttttttttaaaagaaatcttAAGTATATTATGAAAGAGAGCCTTACCGATCATTTCCCTCTCAGGCCACATACGGGCATTACAAAGGAACAAAAGAATTGACTTTTAAACAAGGAGATCACTGAAAGACTTCAAACCACGTTAACAAAAAAAGTGATGGTGGAAAGAAGATTGCGCTGTGCTCGGGAGAGGGAGTCAAGCTGAGTTGTGAAGTCTTGAATTTCTTTCCTTCCATAGAGTAGCACGAAGCTTGGAATGCCACTTTCTAGTCTTCAGtcattctcttttcttttattttcgaGAAAAAATATGTCAAGGCCAGATAACATAATAGTTTCCGACATAAAGTTATCAACAACCAGCCACCGTTCACGCGGTAGTAGACTGGtagtaaaagaaaagagaacaaAACCGGGAATTACTAGAAAGCCACAATGGTTTAATCCCAAACCCAACCAAACTTTTCTCTCAAAAGTGTGATTACTTGAAACATACAAAGAAACACAGAACTCTTGCTTCGTCTGTCAACTTACACAACATACAAGAGAAACCGAAAAAGATCAAGAGACCCAAGCTTAAaaggaaaacaaacaaaagatttTAACAGCAGAAGAAGTAATAAATAACAAAGAACCACTAAACCGACTGTCTCGAGATGATGAAACCACCGTGGACCAAAACCAATGTACAGTAACACAACGTGAAAATCACACAAGACTGATAAACTTCACCAGTCATCATCAGTTGCATTACTACGAGCTTCTCCATTGACGAACTGTGCAACTGGATAGAGTCTGTCGGCAAAGGTGGATCATTTGAGCTTCCGGAACTTTCTGGAAATGTTGGTGATTGATCTGAAGTTGAGCTTCCAGAGCCTTGAGACGTATTACGGTCTTCCTTGTCCTCATCAGCTTTCTTCTTGCTCTGGCTATTACTGTCTGTGCCATCTGTACCGTCTTTCGAAATGGACTTAACCACTTCAGGCCGTGGTTCTACTCCTACCCGCCTTAGGTGCAGCTTACACACATGAATATAATGTTTTagtgcaacaacaacaacaataacatgATGTTTCTCTCCCAAGTAAATCAAATGCATAAGAAATTCGGATTGTGTAGATGCAGAGTATACATATGCTACCTGTAGATGCAAATTGACTTCATCAGGCCGTGATAAGAATGGGAAGTCTCCTCCGGACTTCAAGTAAGCTCTCCTTGCTTCGGGATATCTCTCTGTAAGTTCATCTTTCAGAACTTGCGGAATCGCACAGTAGTCATTGGTCTGATTTAGAGGGGAAAACAGCATCGTGAGACAATAAAAAACTAGCTTGCGTTTAATAAGATGAGTTAGTGGAAACCTACATCCATTATAGTGATGAATGAATCAGAGTGTGGTGGTAGAGACCCCACAGACGCCGTTTCAACTGTTAACGTTAACCGAGAAGCCAAATCATCTTTTGACAATGTCTCAACCTAAACCAAAGAAAGCCAAAGGAACCAGAATGGTGAGTTAATCTCCATTAAGAAAATACTGAAGAGAAGATTATGAGGGGAACCACCTGAGAGACAGCAAAGTCGACAGAGTCAGCGATAAAGGGTTCGTGGGGTCCGTCACGTATTCCTGTTAAGACGTATCGTTTCAGCAAAAAGGAAGGAGTCCAACTTACACTGCACATTGCATCACAAAAGGTGAAGAGAGTCAGTGCAGATacagcaagaaaaaaaaaaaaagtactatAAGAGAGACATACAAAGGAGCCCATGGCATTGCAGCAGCAAAACTGCGAGTGTCCAAATATGTATTTGATAGAACCAATGATTTAACCCTTCTTGGTCGGTGATGAGCAAAGAGTTGCGCTAAGAAACCTCCAAGGGAAGTACCGTAAAGATGCACCTACGTAACAATGGTCAAGTACAATCAATTGCATTGCAGTACTTTTCCGTACAAGTAAAAGAATAACATTTCAGAGTCAATCTTACGTGATGAACATCAATGGTGTCAAGGAATTTCTCAAATGCTTGAATCCACTCATGATAACTCCAA
The sequence above is drawn from the Raphanus sativus cultivar WK10039 unplaced genomic scaffold, ASM80110v3 Scaffold3491, whole genome shotgun sequence genome and encodes:
- the LOC130506639 gene encoding uncharacterized protein LOC130506639, which encodes MKGVSSAPGDYVYFKSQVPLHKIPIGTKQWRYYDYGPKTVPPLICIPGIAGTADVYYKQIMALSIKGYRVISVDIPRVWSYHEWIQAFEKFLDTIDVHHVHLYGTSLGGFLAQLFAHHRPRRVKSLVLSNTYLDTRSFAAAMPWAPFVSWTPSFLLKRYVLTGIRDGPHEPFIADSVDFAVSQVETLSKDDLASRLTLTVETASVGSLPPHSDSFITIMDTNDYCAIPQVLKDELTERYPEARRAYLKSGGDFPFLSRPDEVNLHLQLHLRRVGVEPRPEVVKSISKDGTDGTDSNSQSKKKADEDKEDRNTSQGSGSSTSDQSPTFPESSGSSNDPPLPTDSIQLHSSSMEKLVVMQLMMTGEVYQSCVIFTLCYCTLVLVHGGFIISRQSV